GTCATTACCTGGGTTGGAAATCGATGAAACGGATGTCTTATCTTCTGATGGAGCATTGTCGATGGAAACGCTTCCAAAATCAATCATTATTGTCGGTGGCGGTGTCATTGGAATTGAGTGGGCATCTATGTTGCATGACTTTGGTGTTGAAGTAACTGTGCTTGAATATGCGGATCAAATCATTCCAACTGAAGATGTCGATATTTCTAAAGAAATGAAAAAAATTCTATCGAAAAAAGGAATTACTTTCGTAACGAGTGCACAGGTATTGCCGGATACACTTGTAAAAGAGACTGGTTCAGTTACAATTTCTGCAGAAGTTTCAGGCGAGACGAAAGAATATTCAGCTGAGAAAATGCTAGTGTCGGTTGGACGCCAAGCGAATGTTGAAGGTATTGGAATAGAAAATACTGAAATCGAAGTAGTCAATGGTTTTATTCAAACAAGACCTACGTTCCAAACGAAAGAACATCATATTTATGCAATTGGTGATGTGATTGGCGGTCTTCAACTTGCGCATGTAGCTTCTCATGAAGGAATTGCCGCAGTTGAACATATCGCGGGACTGAAAAATGAACCAATTGATTATAAAAAGATTTCGCGTTGCATTTATTCAAGCCCGGAAGTTTCAAGTGTCGGGATTACGGAACAACAAGCAAAAGATCAAGGCTTTGATGTTAAAGTTGGTAAGTTTCCATTTATGGCAATCGGAAAATCACTCGTTAATGGAAACTCTGATGGTTTCGTCAAAATTATTGCTGACAAGGCATCGGACGATATTCTCGGTGTGCATATGATTGGCTCCCATGTTACGGAACTTATATCAGAAGCAGGTTTGGCAATGGTTCTTGACGCAACACCATGGGAAGTTGCAACTACAATTCATCCACATCCATCACTTTCCGAAGTAATGGGCGAAGCGGCTTTAGCTGTGGATGGAAAAGCGATACACATGTAAAAGGGGGATTAGTAAAATGGCAAAAAATCGTCATGAAGAACTCGGTTTATCCGATCAGGATGTCTTAAATATTTTTGAAACAATGGTTCGCGCGCGCCGAGTCGATGAGCGTATGTGGTTATTAAATCGTGCAGGAAAAATTCCTTTCGTTATTTCATGTCAAGGACAAGAAGCGGCCCAAGCTGGTGCGGCATATGCACTTGATAAAGATAAGGATTGGATTGCACCTTATTATCGTGATATGGCAGTTGTTTTACATTTTGGAATGACAACAAAAGAATTAATGTTATCCGCATTCGCAAAATCTGAAGATCCAAATTCAGGCGGTCGTCAAATGCCGGGCCACTTCGGACAAAGAAAAAACCGTATACTGACAGGTTCTTCACCTGTTACGACCCAGTTGCCACACGCGGTCGGCGTAGCATTGGCAGCGAAAATGAAGAAGGAAGACTTTATCACATTCGTAACATTAGGAGAAGGTTCTTCCAACCAAGGTGATTTCCATGAAGGAATGAACTTTGCAGGCGTTCATAAATTACCGACTGTTATTATGGTCGAAAACAATAAATATGCGATTTCGGTTCCTATCGAAAAACAAATTGCTGCTGAAAACGTGTCAGACCGGGCAATTGGATATGGAATGCCAGGTTTCACGGTGGATGGAACAGATCCACTTGAAGTTTATCGTGTAGTTAAAGAAGCAGCGGACCGAGCGCGTAGCGGAGAAGGGCCGAGTCTGGTTGAAACGGTTTGTTACCGACTGACATCTCACTCTTCCGATGATGACCACCGTCAATATCGTTCAGCTGAAGAACTGGAGATTGAAAAATCGAAAGATCCAAATATTACGTTTGCAGCTTATTTAAGAGAAGTAGGCGTTTTAACAGATGAAATCGAAAAAGAAATGGAAGAGCGTATTATGAAAGAAGTAAACGAAGCGACTGATTATGCAGAGAATGCACCTTATGCAGAGCCTGAAACAGCGCTCCTTCATGTGTATGCTGAAGAAGGGGGGAACGAATAATGACGGTTATGTCTTTTATTGATGCAATTACCTTAGCTATGAAAGAAGAAATGGAGCGAGATGATCGCGTTTTCGTTGTTGGTGAAGACGTTGGTTTAAAAGGCGGTGTGTTTAAAGCGACACAAGGCTTATACGATCAATTTGGCGAAGAGCGTGTTATCGATGCACCTTTGGCAGAGTCTGCCATCGCAGGTGTTGGAATCGGGGCTGCAATGTACGGTTTGCGTCCAATTGCAGAAATGCAATTTGCAGACTTTATCATGCCAGCGGTGAACCAAATTGTTTCAGAAGCTGCAAAAATTCGTTACCGTTCCAATAATGATTGGTCTTGTCCAATTGTTATTCGCGCACCATTTGGCGGCGGTGTCCACGGGGCGCTTTATCACTCGCAATCCGTTGAAGCGATGTTTGCAAGCACACCGGGGTTGAAAATCGTTATTCCGTCTACGCCTTATGATGCGAAAGGTCTTTTAAAAGCAGCGATTCGAGATGAAGATCCGGTCTTGTTTTTCGAACACAAACGTGCTTACCGGTTAATTAAAGGTCAAGTTCCAGACGACGATTACGTGCTCCCAATCGGGAAAGCGGATGTAAAACGTGAAGGTGATGACATTACGATTATCACATACGGTCTTTGCGTGCACTTTGCCCTGCAAGCTGCAGAACGTCTTGCTGAAGATGGTATTTCAACTCATATTCTTGATTTACGGACAGTGTACCCACTTGATAAAGAAGCGATTATTGAAGCCGCTTCGAAAACTGGAAAAGTACTTCTCATAACTGAAGACAATATGGAAGGCAGCATTATGGGAGAAGTCGCTGCAATTATTTCCGAAAACTGCTTGTTTGACCTAGATGCGCCTATAAAACGTATTGCGGGTCCAGATGTACCGGCAATGCCATATGCACCGACAATGGAACGATTCTTTATGATGAACCCTGACAAAGTCGAAAAAGCAGCGCGTGATCTTGCTGAGTTTTAAAAGAGATGGAGGTAAATTGATTGGCTATTGAAAATATCTTAATGCCGCAACTCGGTGAAAGCGTAACTGAAGGCACAATCGAGAAATGGCTAGTAAAACCTGGCGATACGGTCAATAAGTATGATCCACTCGCTGAAGTGAACACGGACAAAGTAAATGCCGAAGTTCCTTCTTCGTTTGGTGGAACGATTAAAGAATTAATCGCACAAGAAGGTGAAACGCTTGAGGTCGGCGCAATTATTTGTGTGATTGAAACTGAAGCTGGTAGCGAAGAATCAGAACCGCAAATAGCAGCGTCACCCGCAAAACCGGAGCCTGCTAATGAGATGCCGGCAGAAGGTTCACTTCAACCGACTTCGCCGATTAAACAGGATAGAAGTGAAAGCGGACGATACTCACCTGCAGTTTTGCGTTTATCACAAGAAAACAATATCGATTTATCACTTGTTGAAGGCACAGGGCGTGGTGGACGAATCACGCGTAAAGATTTATTAGCTATTATCGAAAGTGGCGAAATGCCAAAAGCTGCACCAGTTCAAGAGGCTTCTGCGCCGACGCCAACGCCATCGCAAGAACCAACAAAAGCAGCACCTGCGGGGCAGCCGAAAACTGAAGTGCCGGTGATGGCTGGCGACGTTGAAATTCCAGTCACGGGCGTACGCCGTGCGATTGCGAATAATATGCTGCGTTCGAAACATGAAGCGCCGCATGCTTGGATGACTGTTGAAGTTGACGTAACGAATTTAGTTGCCTACCGCGATTCATTGAAAAATGAATTCAAACAGAAGGAAGGCTTCAATTTAACATACTTTGCATTTTTTGTTAAAGCAGTATCACAAGCATTGAAGGAATTCCCGATGATGAATTCGATGTGGGCTGGAGACAAAATCATTCAGAAAAAAGATATTAACATTTCGATTGCTGTTGCAACGGAAGATTCTTTGTTTGTTCCGGTTATTAATCATGCCGATGAAAAAACAATCAAAGGAATCGGCCGTGATATTCAGGAATTGGCTACGAAGGTGCGTACTGGAAAATTGAAATCAGCTGAAATGCAAGGCGGAACGTTCACCGTGAACAATACCGGTTCATTTGGTTCCGTTCAATCCATGGGGATTATTAATCATCCACAAGCTGCAATTCTTCAAGTCGAGTCGATTGTGAAGCGTCCTGTCATCATGAACGGCGGTATGATTGCCGCGCGCGATATGGTTAACTTGTGCTTGTCACTTGATCACCGAGTACTTGACGGACTCGTTTGCGGACGTTTCCTTGCACGTGTTAAAGAAATTCTTGAAAACGTATCGGCAGACAACACATCTATTTACTAAAAAGTTACCGCCTGGAACCTGAATTATCGGTTCCGGGCTTTTTCAACTTACAATATTCGGGATGCTCATGTAAAATAGAGGTTAGTTTAGTAGATTGGGGAGGGAATGAGAAAAGTGACCATACATAAGATGAGGACGACAAATTTTGAAGACAGAAATTATTTAGAATGGAAAGAAGTCGCTGTTAAATCATTAAGGGGAAAACCTTTTGAAGAACTGATTACGAAAACACCAGAAGGAATTGATTTACAGCCGTTATATATCGGGGATCAATTAGATAATATAAGTGCGATTGCTACGATTAGAGAAGCAAAGCAACAAACTGGATGGATTGTCGCGCAACAACAATATGCGCTAGATGCGAAGTCATTTATTGCGGAGCTTACGAATTCAATTGAACGCGGGAATGAAGCAATTATCTATGACGGGGCAAATCCATTTGAATGGGATGAAAAGTCCTTAGAGAAACTGGCCAAACTTATTGCTTCGTATCCAATATTCATTACAAATACTAGTGAGAATGACCAACTACTCAAAGCATTTGATATCGTAGCTCAAGAAGACCGCAGCAAAGTGCGAGGTGCTGTTTCAATAAGTGGTTGGCGTTTACCTGAAGATTATCCAAACGTCCGAACAATTTGCGCGGATGTACGCAGTGCGCATTTAAACGGTGCAGATGCAGTCACGGAGTTGGCGCTCGCGATTGCTGAGGGTGCAGAGAATGCAATTACTTATCAATCATTTCGTGAACTTAGCGACCAGTTTTTTGTTCGTTTCGCGATTGATACTCATTTCTTTATGGAAATTGCCAAAATCCGCGCTTTTCGTATTTTATGGAATGCACTTGGAAAATCATTTGGAGAGAAGACGGTTACGCATATTCCTATTTTGACGGAAACATCGCTTCGAACGTATTCGAAATTAGACCCGTACGTCAATCTATTGCGCGCAGGAAATGAAGCGTTTTCAGCTGTTCTCGGTGGAGCCGATGTGATTACTGTTCATCCGCACGATGTGTTGACAGGCACAACCCCGGCGTCTATTCGTTACGCACGAAATGTTCAACTCGTTATTAAGAATGAAACACTTGTGGATAAAGTGCTTGATCCTTCAGGCGGTTCCTATTTTATAGACACCTTGACGAATGAACTTGTAGAAAAAGCATGGGCCTTATTTGTTGAAATTGATGCAGCTGGTGGATACAACGCATATGTTAAAAGCGGAAAACTTGGACAACGTTTGAAAGCATGTCGTTCAGCCAGTGCAGAAGAAGTAGCAAAAGGGAAGAAATCATTAATCGGCACAAATATTTATGCAGATTTATCGGCTATTGAGTTGAAAGAAACGTATGGAATTGAAGTGGAAGGCCGACTAGCAGAACCTTTTGAAAAGATAAGAGCCCATTTTCAAGAACTACAACCGAAAACTATATTACTCACGTTTGGCGAATTAAAAGATGTTAAACCACGTGCAGATTTTGTTAGCGGATTGTTGGCTACGGGTGGCGTTCATTCAGAGTGGAGTCCACTATTTACAAGTGCGCAAGAAGCAAACGAGTGGCTCGCGCATGAAAAACCGGATTATGTAGTTGTCTGTGGGAACCCAAGTGTAACAGAAGAAGTCATGACAGATTTACTTCAAGATTTTCCTAATGGAATTTTAATCGATGCAGCTGGAAAATATGAAACTGAAGTAAGTGAACACTGGCTTGCAAACGGTCTTAATGGGTTCATTTTCAGCGGGCAGGACAAAATAGCAAAACTTACGGAAATTAAAAATAAATGGAAGGGAGACGCGAACAATGAAAAAGCCTAATTTTAGTGAAATAAATCCATTACTTGGTGCTGAATCATTAAACGAACCATCTCCTTTAACAGGAAACCCATTTCTTACGAATGAAGGAATCGATATTAAAGCAGTTTATTCAAAAGAAGATGTTGAAAGTGTTTCCCATTTAAATGATTATCCCGGGATTGCACCGAATACGCGCGGTCCATATCCGACGATGTATGTGTCTAGACCTTGGACTGTTCGTCAATACGCGGGCTTCTCAACGGCTGAAGAAAGTAACGCATTTTATAGACGGAACCTTGCGATGGGGCAAAAAGGGTTATCTGTCGCCTTTGACTTGGCGACGCACCGGGGCTATGATTCCGATCATCCACGCGTGACGGGCGATGTCGGTAAAGCTGGGGTTGCAATCGACTCGGTTGAAGACATGAAAATCTTATTCGACGGAATCCCGCTTGACGAAATGTCCGTTTCAATGACAATGAACGGTGCAGTGTTGCCTGTCATGGCGTTTTATATCGTTGCGGCTGAGGAACAAGGCGTAACGCCAGATAAACTTGCGGGAACTATCCAAAATGATATTTTGAAAGAATATATGGTTCGTAATACGTATATTTTCCCGCCGGAAATGTCGATGAAAATTATTGCCGATATTTTTGAATTTACATCCGGGAAAATGCCGAAATTCAATTCGATTTCAATTTCGGGCTATCATATGCAAGAAGCGGGTGCCACCGCGGATATCGAGTTAGCGTATACGCTTGCTGACGGACTAGAATATGTTCGTACAGGGTTAACAGCAGGCATCGATATCGATTCATTTGCACCAAGATTATCGTTCTTCTGGGCAATCGGCAAAAACTACTTCATGGAAATCGCGAAAATGCGCGCTGCTCGTAAAATGTGGGCGCAAATGATTCAATCTTTTGAACCAGAAAATGCAAAGTCCTTGGCGCTACGCACACATTCGCAAACGTCTGGTTGGAGCTTAACGGAGCAAGATCCATTTAACAATGTCACGCGCACGCTTATTGAAGCAAATGCGGCGGCAATGGGGCATACGCAGTCGCTCCATACGAACGCACTTGATGAAGCGATTGCGCTTCCGACAGATTTTTCAGCACGAATTGCTCGGAATACACAGCTGTTTTTACAAGAAGAAACATTGATGACCAAAATCGCCGATCCATGGGGCGGGTCGTATTATGTTGAAAAATTGACAGACGAACTGATGGAAAAAGCATGGGAATTAATTGAAGAAATCGAAGAATTGGGCGGCATGGCGAAAGCGATTGAAACGGGTCTTCCGAAAATGAAAATTGAAGAAGCCGCTGCTAAACGTCAAGCGCAAATCGATTCTAAAGCAGAGTCGATCATCGGCGTGAATAAATATCAACTAGACGTTGAAGAACCGATTGACATTTTAGATATCGATAATACTGTCGTTAGACAAAAACAAATTGACAGGATCAATCAAATGAAAGCTACCCGTGATGAAGTTGAAGTCAAACGCACTCTTGAAGTGTTGACCGAAACTGCTCGAACGGGTGAAGGAAATCTTCTTGCAAATGCTGTTGACGCGGCTCGTGCGCGCGCAACGATTGGGGAAATTTCAGATGCGATTGAATCGGTCTCTGGACGACATAAGGCGGTGATACGTTCCGTGAGCGGAGTATACAGTTCAAACTTTTCGAACCAGGATGAGATTGACGAAGTGAAACAGATGGCTGAAGATTTCATGGAAAATGAAGGACGCAGACCAAGAATTTTGATCGGTAAAATGGGGCAGGACGGTCACGACCGAGGGGCTAAAGTAATCGCTTCTTCTTTCGCGGATTTAGGATTTGACGTCGATATCGGCCCGTTGTTCCAAACACCAGCAGAAACTGCTCTGCAAGCAGCTGAAAACGATGTCCATGTCATCGGCGTTAGTTCGCTAGCGGCGGGTCATAAAACGCTGGTACCAGAATTGAGAAATGAACTTGTGAAAATTGGGCGTGAAGATATATTGATTGTTGTCGGAGGTGTGATACCAGCACAAGATTATGAATTTCTTCGCGAGAACGGGGCATCCGCAATATTTGGTCCCGGTACTGTCATTCCCGTCGCGGCGCAAAAAGTAATCGAGGAGATTTACCGTAGGCTTGGCTACGAGGAAGTGACGGATTAATGAATAAAAAAGACGATTTTCGTGTCGACAGTGCAATGAACGTCATGGACGGCATTAATTCAACGCATGATGGGATGACAGCTTTGCCTCGGAAACGTTTTGTCAAAAAGGATGGAGCTATTCCTATTTCGGAACTAACTACTAATATTATGAATGGATCACGCTTGGATCTAGCAAAAGGAATTACACTTTTGGAAAGCACTACGGAGGCCGATAAAAAGGCGGGGCAACAACTTCTTCTCAATCTACTCCCTACAACGGGTAATAGTATTCGTGTTGGGATTACCGGCGTTCCCGGTGCTGGAAAAAGTACTTTTATCGAAAGCTTTGGACTAATGCTTGCACAGGCCGGCCATAGAGTGGCGGTTCTCGCAATAGACCCGAGTTCCTCCATTACAGGCGGCAGTATTCTAGGCGATAAAACGCGGATGGAAGAATTAGCGAGACATCCAAATGCGTTCATCAGACCTTCGCCAACAGCGGGCACATTAGGCGGCGTGCATAAAAAATCGCGTGAAACGATGTTGTTATGCGAAGCAGCGGGATATGACATTATATTAATCGAGACGGTTGGCGTCGGACAAAGTGAAACCGTCGTTCGGGGCATGGTGGATTTTTTCATGCTACTCGTTTTGACCGGTGCAGGGGATGAATTGCAAGGAATGAAAAAAGGCATTATGGAGCTTGCGGATATGATTGTCGTTCATAAAGCGGATGGCGATAATTTGAAACTTGCTAAAAAAACAGTTCGAGAATACAAACAACTGCTTCATTTTTTACAACCGGCTTCACCCGGCTGGACATCCACAGCGCTTCCAGTGTCTTCGCTTGCTAACACAGGGCTAAAAGATGTTTGGGAAACGATAGGTAAATTTAAGAAGACAATGGAAGAGACTAATTACTGGGCTATGCGTAGAAATGAACAAACGAAAGACTGGTTCAGATCTATGATTGAAAATCGTTTAATAGATTCATTTTTCTCCGAACCAGGTCGTAAAGAAAAAGTGTCAGCATTGGAGTCGGAATTGATCAAAGGAAATATTACGTTAACGAATGCTGTTGAACAGTTGTTTGTAAAATAGAAAAAACAATGATTACTCCACGGTTTTATAGTTGCAAGTCCATTGCATGTCAATAATGCTCCTGTTATGATTACATTGAAGAAAGAAAGGATTGATATTAATGACTATGGATTTTAATCTTTTAATGAATGAAACAGTATCTCGAGCACGTTCCGAAATGGATGCAATCGGATATGAACAATTAACGACACCTGAACAAGTTGAGGATGCAGTTAAACGTCCTGGCACGACTCTTGTCATGGTAAACTCGGTTTGCGGTTGCGCAGGTGGAATTGCACGTCCTGCAGCACAGCATGCTATCCATTTTGATAAGCGCCCAGATCATCTCGTTACAGTTTTTGCTGGACAAGATAAAGAAGCTACAGCACAGGCACGCATGCATTTTGGTGAGGATCACTTGCCTTCATCCCCGTCCTTCGCACTATTAAAAGACGGTAAACTGGTTGCTGAAGTTGGCCGTTACGAAATTGAAGGGCATGACCCGATGTCAGTCGTCGCGAACTTGCAAGGCCAATTTGAAGAGCATTGCGAAGAAGTATAAAAAGTAATTCAAAAACTGTCCGGACACATTTGATTGTGTGCGAACAGTTTTTTTGTGTACATATAGCTTCGTGGGGCTTAACGCGTGCCCTCCGTTTTTGTAAATTACATCATGCTTAGACCCATTCCAAGTCCTGATACCAACATTAAAGCAATCATGATATAAAGAATCCATTTGCGTACGTTTTTATTGGCCATTTCATAATCTCCTTAAAATAATTCTTACTCCTATTTTAACAGAAATTGCAGAATTCACAACAGGTAGCGGAATCTTCTTGAAAAATGTACAATAGAAGGAGGGAGGGGTTTTGTTTGGTGAAAAATGTTGATCATATCGGAATTGCTGTAAAGAATATCGATGATTCACTTGATTACTACATACATACGCTTGGCTTAACGCTTTTAGCGATTGAAGAAGTAGCTAGTCAGAAGGTTCGCGTGGCATTCATTGATGCTGGAAACATTAAACTGGAATTACTTGAACCAATGGACGAAGGCGGCGCAGTCGCAAAGTTTATTGAAAAAAGAGGCGAAGGTATTCACCATATCGCATTTGGAGTAACGGACATAAGATCAAGAATGGTGGAACTTGAAGAAAAAGGGGTCCAATTATTATCAGACAAACCAAAACCAGGTGCAGGCGGGGCCGAAGTTGCGTTTCTGCATCCGAAATCTTCTTTTGGTGTTTTATACGAACTGTGTGAAAAAAGGGATAAAGGGGAATAATTGAATGGACATTTACGATAAAATCAATGAACTCTATGATAAACGAAGAGCAATTGAACTTGGCGGCGGCGATGAACGTATCGAGAAGCAACATGAAAAAGGGAAGTTAACTGCACGAGAACGGATTGATCTTCTGTTAGATAAAGATACATTTGTCGAATTAAACCCATTCGTCACGCATCGAACACGAGATTTTGGCATGGACATGCAAGTTGGACCCGGAGACGGCGTCGTGACTGGATACGGAAAAATCGATGGCAGACCCATCTATTTGTTTTCTCAAGATTTCACAGTTTTCGGCGGAGCACTCGGGGAAATGCATGCCATGAAAATCGCAAATGTCATGGATTTGGCTGCGAAAAATGGTGCGCCATTTATCGGTTTAAATGATTCGGGCGGCGCTAGAATTCAAGAAGGCGTTGTTTCTTTAGATGGTTATGGGGAAATCTTTTATCGGAACGCAATTTATTCTGGCGTGATTCCGCAAATCTCGGTCATTTTAGGTCCATGTGCAGGTGGCGCTGTTTATTCACCCGCAATTACGGATTTTGTGTTTATGACAGACAAAACAAGTCAAATGTTTATCACAGGACCAAAAGTGATTGAAACGGTAACGGGCGAAACCATTTCTTCAGAAGCGCTCGGCGGATCCAAAGTACATAACGCAATTAGCGGGAATGCGCATTTCCGCGGAAAAGATGAGAAGACTGTTTTGGAAAGTGTTCGTCAACTATTGTCTTACTTGCCGCAAAATAACGAAGAAAAGCCGCCGGTTAAGGACCGTGCTGAAAGTGACGATTACCGTCCTGATCTAGCCGATGTTGTTCCATATGAAGGCATACGCCCTTATGATATACGACGAGTGATTGAACAGGTCGTTGATGAGGATTCATTTATGGAAGTACAACCCGAATTTGCTCGGAATATTGTGATCGGACTTTCTCGCATTAAAGGTGAAACGGTTGGTCTAGTTTGTAACCAGCCGCGCGTCATGGCCGGCGGACTTGATATCGATTCTTCTGATAAAGCCGCCCGTTTTATTCGTTTTTGCGATGCTTTCAACATTCCGATTATTACATTTGAAGATGTAAGCGGATTTTTCCCGGGAGTCAAACAAGAACACGGGGGCATTATTCGCCACGGGGCTAAAATCTTGTATGCGTATTCAGAAGCTACTGTTCCCAAAATGACTGTAATTTTGCGAAAAGCTTTCGGCGGGGCGTATGTTGCATTGAATTCAAAATCGATCGGTGCTGACGTTGTATATGCGTGGCCGAATGCAGAAATCGCAGTTATGGGACCTGAAGGCGCAGCAAATATTATTTTCTCACGCGATATCGCAAACTCTGATAACCCGGATAAAACCCGTGCAGAGAAAATTGAAGAATATCGCGAAAAATTCGCAAATCCATATGTCGCAGCTTCTCATGGAATGGTTGATGATGTTATCGATCCAAGAGAAACGCGTATCAAGCTAATTCAAGCATTGGATATGATGCGAAATAAAAAAGAATCAAGACCTAAAAAGAAACATGGAAATATACCGCTTTAAGGAGATGGAATTTATTGAATAAAGAAAGACTATTAGACGAATTTTTTGAGCTCGTGAAAATCGACTCTGAAACAAAAGATGAACGTGCAATTGCAGATGTATTAAAAGTGAAAATGGAAGAACTCGGATTTACGGTCATTGAAGATGATTCCGCAGAAAGAAGCGGACACGGTGCAGGAAATCTAATTGCTTCTATTAAAGGTAACGTAGCTAACGCAGATTCGATTTACTTCACTTGTCATATGGATACCGTCGTACCAGGTCTTGGAATCAAACCAGAACTGCGCGAAGACGGTTATGTCTATTCTGACGGTACAACAATTCTCGGGGCAGACGATAAAGCAGGAATCGCAGCGTTATTTGAAATGATGCGTACGGTTAAAGAAAATAATATTTCACACGGGGATATTCAATTTATCATTACTGCGGGTGAAGAAAGCGGACTTGCAGGCGCGAAGGAAATGGACGCTTCACTCATCACATCGAAATACGGATACGCTGTAGATAGTGATGGTAAAGTGGGCGGTATTGTTACATCAGCACCATATCAGGCCAAACTATGGACGACGATTAATGGAAAAACAGCTCATGCAGGTGTTGCGCCAGAAAAGGGTGTATCTGCAATTAATATTGCCGCGAAGTCGATTTCAGCAATGACGCTTGGACGCATCGATGCTGAAACGACAGCTAATATTGGAAGTTTCCACGGGGGACGTGCAACAAATATCGTTTGTGACGAAGTTACAATCGTTGCGGAAGCACGTTCGATTAATCCGGAAAAATTAAAAAAACAAACGGATCATATGGTTTCCACATTTGAACAAGTAGCCGAACAAATGGGCGGTCAAGCAAACACTAAGGTTCAAGAAATGTATCCTGGATTCAGCTTTGAGGAAAATGCTGAAGTTGTTCAAACAGCCGTTCAAGCCATTAATAATATCGGAAGAACGCCTGAACTTTTAACGAGTGGCGGGGGTAGTGACGGTAACGTATTTAACGGCGCAGGTATTCCAACTGTAACGTTATCGGTTGGCTATGAAGAAATTCATACGAAAAATGAACGGATGCCGGTTGAAGAATTAAATAAACTGACTGAATTACTGATAGAAATTGTTAAAGTAACAGCAACAAAATAATATAGTGAATACCAAATAGATGGGGGGGAATCATGTGACGACTGTCGGTGAAACACGGGCAAGGGTCATCCTGCATCTTGATATGAATAGTTTCTTCGCTTCAGTTGAACAAGCACATGATCCCTCATTGAAAGGAATTCCTATGGCGGTTGCCGGAAATCCGAAACAACGCCGAGGAATTCTTGTGACTTGTTCGTATGAAGCAAGAGCGCTTGGCATTTACACGACGATGACAGTCGGGGAAGCAAGGCGACTTTGCCCCGACTTGGTTATCGTTCCGCCCGATTTTGAAAAAT
This genomic window from Sporosarcina sp. Marseille-Q4063 contains:
- a CDS encoding M20/M25/M40 family metallo-hydrolase — its product is MNKERLLDEFFELVKIDSETKDERAIADVLKVKMEELGFTVIEDDSAERSGHGAGNLIASIKGNVANADSIYFTCHMDTVVPGLGIKPELREDGYVYSDGTTILGADDKAGIAALFEMMRTVKENNISHGDIQFIITAGEESGLAGAKEMDASLITSKYGYAVDSDGKVGGIVTSAPYQAKLWTTINGKTAHAGVAPEKGVSAINIAAKSISAMTLGRIDAETTANIGSFHGGRATNIVCDEVTIVAEARSINPEKLKKQTDHMVSTFEQVAEQMGGQANTKVQEMYPGFSFEENAEVVQTAVQAINNIGRTPELLTSGGGSDGNVFNGAGIPTVTLSVGYEEIHTKNERMPVEELNKLTELLIEIVKVTATK